GATGTTGTCACGACGGATGTTGTAGGTGTCCGGATCGGTGTAGCGACGGTGGTCGCGGTTGGCGGCGCCGAACAGCAGCAGCATGGCGCTGCCGGCCGGAACCGTCGTGCCGTAGCACTCGAAATCCCTTGCCATCCAACGGGCGACGTGCGGTCCTGTCGGTTCGAATCGTAGCGTCTCGTCGACGGTGCGGGTCAACAGTGATCGGTCCTCGTAGACCGCGCGCCGCTGGTCGGGATGTTCGGCGAGCACCTTGGCCAGCCAGCCGATCAGTCGGCCGGTCGTCTCGTTGCCCGCCCCGGCGACCACCTGCGTGTAGTGCAGCACTTCCTTGCGCGTCAGCTTTCGGCGCACCCCGTGCTCGTCGTCGAACTCGACGTTGAGCAGCGTCGTCATCAGATCGTCGGAGGGGTTCTTGGACCGCCATTCCACATAGTCGGCGTAGATCCGGCCGTCGGCGATGGAGTCGGCGTCGGCGACCTTCAACGGGGCGCCCGGCTTGGTGCGCAGGTTGGCGTCGTTGGCGTCGCGCACCGAGACTTGTTCGGACTCGGGGATTCCCAACAGCATGCCGATCACCCGCATCGGCATCATCGAGGCCAGCTCGGCGATGATGTCGAAGGTCCCGGAGCCGACCAGCGGGTCCAGACACCGCACGCAGTATTGCCGGATCTGGTCTTCGAGGGCGGCCATCCGCCGCGGCGTGAACACCCGGGACATCAGGCCGCGCAGCCTGGTGTGTTCGGGCGGATCCTGGAACATCATCACGCCGCCGGGCATGTCGAATTTCGATTGGATGAGCTCGAGGATGTCGCTGCGCCTGTTGGAGAACGTCTCCCAGTTGGCCAGCGCGCCTTCGACGTCGGAATGCCTTGACAGCGCCCAGAAGTCGTAGCGGTCGTTGTAGTAGATGGGCGCCTCTTCGCGCAGCCGCGCGTAGGTCGGGTACGGGTCGGCGATGATGCCGGTGTCGTAGGGGTCGTAGTAGACGTCGGTGTCGTTGGCGACCGTCATCGTGTCTTCCTTACTTCAGGCAGCTGCCGGCGTCCACGGGGAGTGTGACGCCGGTGATGTAGCGCGCTTCGTCGGAGGCCAGGAACAGCACCGCGTTGCTGATGTCTTCGGGGGTCACCCAGGGAATGGGCAGGTAGTGGAAGCTCTGGCACACCGGTGCGAGGTCGTCGGGTCCGGGGTTTTCCAATTCGGGCCGGAAGGCGCGGTAGGTGGCCTCGTTCAGCAATAACGGCGAACTCGTGTGCATCGGGAGGACGGCGTGGCTCGGGCCTTGCCCACGCGCCGCGCCCGTCACGAACGCGACCTTGCCGTCCATCCGGCCCATCGCCACCTCCATTCGCGGCCTTTTGGGCGATCGCCCAAATTTACCCGCACCCATGTCTAGCAGCGGGGACACCGGGCAGTCAAGGCGTCAACGGGAGGTGATGGCGGCGTGACGGACAGCACGGACACCACCGCGCCGGTATTGACCGATCCGTACAACGACCTCATCTCCCCCGGCGGCTTGAGACGCGCGCCGTGCTCGAGGTGGGCATCCCGACCTACGCGGCCGCGATCGTGTCCGAATCTGTGAAGATTTGCCACCCGGGTGTGAAGGCTTCGTTAAGAACGCGGCACGCCCACGCTCCGCCCTGCACCGTGGAGGTATGACGCTCTCCGAGCTGCTTCCGTCGCCGGGGCGTGGGCGCAACCCCGGCGTCGACCGCGCGATCTGGCCGTTGCGGCTGGACCGGTCAATGACGTTGTCCAGCGTGCAAGTTCGCGCGCGTGCCGACCGCCTGCGTGTGACGGCGGCGTATGCCGTCCTGCTGCTCGCCGTCTCGCTCACCCTGACGGCACTGGGGGCGCACACCCGCGCCGCGGTCGTCAGCGAAATGAGCACCAACCTGCACAACCTGGCGCACGGCCACCTGGGCAGCTTGGTCGGCAGCGCGTTCGTCAGCGACGGCGGCGACGTCTATCTGTGGTTGCCGGGGCTGGTGTGCTTGCTGGCGCTGGGCGAACTGATCTGGCACGGAAGGGGTTTGCTGATCACCTTCGCCATCGGCCACATCGGCGCGACCTTGATCGTCGCGGTCGGGCTGGTCGCCGCGGTGGAGACGGGATGGCTGCCGTTCTCGGTTGCGCGCGCCACCGACGTCGGGATCAGCTACGGCGCGGTGTGCGTGCTGGGCGCCCTGACCGCATCGATACCGTCGCGCCGGCGTCCGGCCTGGATCGGTTGGTGGCTTGGCGTCGCGGCGCTGGCAACGTTTGACGCGGACTTCACCCCGTTCGGTCACCTTCTGGCGCTGCTCCTTGGCATGGGCTTGTCGTTTCGCTTGCCCTCGATCGCCCGCTGGACGCCCGCGCACGCGGCCCTGCTCGTCGTCGGCGCCGCCTTCGGCTACTTCGTACTGTCGGAATGGTCGTCGCCTGTGGCTCCCGCCGCCGGGTTGACGGGCGTGATGTGCGCCCTGCTCGCCAGTCGGGTGATGAGGCGCTCTACCGCCGTGTGATCGGTCAACCGGTCACCGCTTCGATCTGGTAGCGGCTCGCCGTCCAGGGCGGTGAGTCGGGCGCAGGAGTCAGGGTGATTGCCAGCTGCGCTTTGCCCGCGGTGACCGATGGCGGCAAGAGGTACGTGTCATCGAGCCAGCGATGAAAAGTGTTGCCGCGCGGCTGTAACCAGGTCCCGGCGGGAACGCCGTCGACGGCGACGCCCGCCGATTGGAAGCCGTCCGCTTGGTCCGACGTGCGGCGCAGCAGGACGCCGCGGTTGCCCGGGTCGGTTTCGACATGGAAGGTGATCGCGGCACTGGTGGCGCGGACCGACCCGATGACCGGACGGGTGTCCTCGTTGCCTTCGTATTGGCTGACCAGCAGCTGATCCGTGGCGTCGGCGTCGGCGTAGCCGTGCAGGAGGCGACTGTCCGGATCGCTGGGGCGGACGTCGTCGCCGGGCGCGAGAACGTCGTTGGGCTGCGTGTAGAGGAAAGCGGTTGAGCTGTAGTCGGGTTGGACCATGTTCCGCTTGCCGTGCTCGATACCGAAGCGGATCGCGGAGCGGTAGTCGATGGCATCGGCGAGCATGAGCCGATAGACGGCGACGCAATAGTCTGCGCAGCCGCCGGTGGCCGTGCGCTGATCGGGTTGTCCGGTGAGCGGGCCGGTGAAGCGGGTGCCGTCCTTGAAATACCAGCCGCCCTCGTAGAGGTCCTCGGTGCCGGTGCCATACCACTGCGGCGAGTCGGCACCGTCCGTGTACACGCGCTCGGCTCCCTCGAGAAAGTAAGGGGCGCCGTCACTGAAAGCGGTCCTGATTCGGGAACCGCGAATGGTATGGCTGACGCCGACGAATTTGCCGTGGCCCTGCTCGTCGGCGAACAGCCAGTCCCGGCCGAAGATCGTCGGCGCGGCGTGCGAGCGAGCGGTGAAATAGCCGGCACGGCCGCCGGCCAGCGCGGGCGCCCATTGCGCGTCGGGGGCGGTGGTCACGTCACTGTCGATTCCCTCAACCGGGTTGTCGGTGGCGTTCACGAGCGTGATGCGAGCTTCGTGCGCGAACGGCATCGGCCACCAGGCGGACAACGACAACGACCCACCGGGCTCCGGGGTCGTGGCGAACATCAGCGCACGCACGGTGTTGCTGCCCAGGCCGGCACCGAAGAACTCCCCGAGCGGAGAGTCGACCGTGGTCCGGCCGTCGAATTCCATCTGCAGCCGCAGGGCGCTCAGGAGTTGGTCCGCCGGTGGTGGTAGTTGCAGTCGTAGCTGTGAAATGCTGCC
This genomic interval from Mycobacterium sp. SMC-2 contains the following:
- a CDS encoding cytochrome P450; translation: MTVANDTDVYYDPYDTGIIADPYPTYARLREEAPIYYNDRYDFWALSRHSDVEGALANWETFSNRRSDILELIQSKFDMPGGVMMFQDPPEHTRLRGLMSRVFTPRRMAALEDQIRQYCVRCLDPLVGSGTFDIIAELASMMPMRVIGMLLGIPESEQVSVRDANDANLRTKPGAPLKVADADSIADGRIYADYVEWRSKNPSDDLMTTLLNVEFDDEHGVRRKLTRKEVLHYTQVVAGAGNETTGRLIGWLAKVLAEHPDQRRAVYEDRSLLTRTVDETLRFEPTGPHVARWMARDFECYGTTVPAGSAMLLLFGAANRDHRRYTDPDTYNIRRDNISHITFGKGVHYCLGANLARLEGRVALDEILNRWPEWGIDYDTAQLASTSTVRGWERLRVVLP
- a CDS encoding rhomboid-like protein, which codes for MTLSELLPSPGRGRNPGVDRAIWPLRLDRSMTLSSVQVRARADRLRVTAAYAVLLLAVSLTLTALGAHTRAAVVSEMSTNLHNLAHGHLGSLVGSAFVSDGGDVYLWLPGLVCLLALGELIWHGRGLLITFAIGHIGATLIVAVGLVAAVETGWLPFSVARATDVGISYGAVCVLGALTASIPSRRRPAWIGWWLGVAALATFDADFTPFGHLLALLLGMGLSFRLPSIARWTPAHAALLVVGAAFGYFVLSEWSSPVAPAAGLTGVMCALLASRVMRRSTAV
- a CDS encoding glycoside hydrolase family 172 protein, which encodes MPVAIRVWCATLTVALSTAAGVTATAVAAAEPNGPGERLIGWDTYRRLDLLPYLRTDTRSLQLSSFDRSGGDFDLSTGNRNGTGGCLAPGGAGCVVAEDRGAGEVDSIWFTRDGGKVTRIGNIRVELDGRTVLDAPLQSVVDGALGAPFEWPLVANAAQSPGGVYIKVPMPYRRSMRISVTSNLEYYHVDYRQFPTAEGVTTFSPSDPALDVLATLRAAGTADPKPAKSTAAHDIRVVKLPAGAGATIAESTGPGSISQLRLQLPPPADQLLSALRLQMEFDGRTTVDSPLGEFFGAGLGSNTVRALMFATTPEPGGSLSLSAWWPMPFAHEARITLVNATDNPVEGIDSDVTTAPDAQWAPALAGGRAGYFTARSHAAPTIFGRDWLFADEQGHGKFVGVSHTIRGSRIRTAFSDGAPYFLEGAERVYTDGADSPQWYGTGTEDLYEGGWYFKDGTRFTGPLTGQPDQRTATGGCADYCVAVYRLMLADAIDYRSAIRFGIEHGKRNMVQPDYSSTAFLYTQPNDVLAPGDDVRPSDPDSRLLHGYADADATDQLLVSQYEGNEDTRPVIGSVRATSAAITFHVETDPGNRGVLLRRTSDQADGFQSAGVAVDGVPAGTWLQPRGNTFHRWLDDTYLLPPSVTAGKAQLAITLTPAPDSPPWTASRYQIEAVTG